Proteins encoded by one window of Aphis gossypii isolate Hap1 chromosome X, ASM2018417v2, whole genome shotgun sequence:
- the LOC114122688 gene encoding sentrin-specific protease 1-like translates to MAPSTRSTNCPEQLTTMSDLSNPNGNARPQRKCTRSKRIYEGYEMTKITKRTTTKKRSSRQFKKPLLHVDTASSESERPSNVCVTQPNVTQPNVTQPNVTQPNVTQPNVTQPNVTQPNVTQPNVTQPNIIQPYIIKRNNGEVYVIVSNSDNNANNYPSDRRIAESLFVNIFNHINTVDYNNKIFPGYDLSLITEFKRDLVRKNVNAFLNKKLGLCSVKDLYQVFLTDIWLNDLIVQHYFNLLGSKSNNTIYVLSTYFFLDLKRHGIDGFTERYLKNVRLLNYSKVLVPTHLGNHWVLIVVDFSEKKIIYYDSLDYFASLCPKILMLKQYINLGHIAKEPNYQYGSNITDVCSGISPKQTNVNDCGIFTCTNARYNMCNKSSTFNQEDIPLLRQKLFYEMFYNELLPIE, encoded by the coding sequence aCTTATCAAATCCCAATGGAAACGCCAGACCTCAGAGAAAATGTACAAGATCAAAGAGGATTTATGAGGGTTATGAGATgactaaaataactaaacgCACTACAACTAAGAAACGTAGCAGCAGACAATTTAAAAAGCCATTATTGCATGTTGATACTGCATCATCTGAAAGTGAAAGGCCATCCAATGTATGTGTTACCCAGCCCAACGTAACTCAGCCTAACGTAACCCAGCCTAATGTAACCCAGCCTAATGTAACCCAGCCTAATGTAACCCAGCCTAATGTAACCCAGCCTAATGTAACCCAGCCTAATGTAACCCAGCCTAACATAATCCAGCCTTACATAATCAAGAGAAATAATGGCGAAGTATACGTCATTGTAAGCAATTCGGATAACAACGCTAACAATTATCCATCTGATCGACGAATTGCTGAATCTTTGttcgtaaatatatttaaccatATAAACACtgttgattataataacaaaatatttcctGGTTATGACCTAAGTTTAATTACAGAATTCAAAAGAGACTTAGTGAGAAAAAACGTAAATgcctttttaaacaaaaaattgggATTATGTTCAGTCAAAGATTTGTACCAGGTCTTTTTAACTGATATATGGTTAAACGATTTAATAGtgcaacattattttaatcttctGGGAAGCAAATCTAACAATACTATATACGTcttaagtacttatttttttttggatttaaaGAGGCATGGAATTGATGGATTTACAGaaagatacttaaaaaatgtacgttTACTTAATTACTCTAAAGTTTTGGTTCCTACACACCTTGGCAATCACTGGGTCTTAATTGTTGTAGattttagtgaaaaaaaaataatatactatgataGCTTAGACTATTTTGCCTCACTTTGtccaaaaatattgatgttgaaacaatatataaatttgggACATATTGCAAAAGAGCCAAACTACCAGTATGGCTCAAATATTACGGATGTTTGCTCCGGGATATCCCCAAAACAGACTAATGTGAATGATTGTGGGATATTCACTTGTACCAATGCCAGGTAcaatatgtgtaataaatcATCCACATTTAATCAGGAGGATATTCCTTTACTGAGACAAAAACTGTTTTACGAGATGTTTTATAACGAATTGTTaccaattgaataa